A region from the Palaemon carinicauda isolate YSFRI2023 chromosome 9, ASM3689809v2, whole genome shotgun sequence genome encodes:
- the LOC137647325 gene encoding toll-like receptor Tollo: MMKLAVVISVLASVLSTSAAVNYNAPENCNWNYRDNKQKDVTLSCNLRTIGSDFDTSNFSISQSEHTTDLEIFCSDVLFFQSSLQPRVFQRLFNLDTITIEYCKLTGLPAGTFLGLDAMKVLTVRTHNSDWSAMALELSPDSLVGMPHLERLDLGQNNIWNLPERVFCPLPGLRHLNLTWNRLQDVSEIGVSGSCGAHLVTLDLSGNDLVVLPESGLAGLESLRELYLQYNDISMLADGAFLALNSLSLLNISSNRLVALPPEVFNETLGLTELYMHNNTISVLAPGLFAALSRLTVLDMSHNQLTSEWVTAETFRGLVRLVFLNLSRNRLSQVNLDMFRDLSALQVLDLSHNQLTIIGDMTFSPLANLHRLDLSYNRLVGLEGRSLLGLHVLSSLSVAHNNISRIAPDAFNNCTNLRDLRLEYNYMDSIPEAVRAAEYLRTLKISHNVITSVTKDDLTPLNGLRHLDMSNNRLRGMCKSCLGGLEYLEVLDLSRNELGSVPHGVFDTNTRLQLLRMDGNKMSDINGLFASLPNLLWLNVSDNRITWFDYALIPNQLQYLDLHDNKIRDLGNYFNLEGKLELRTLDVSHNQLESLSGPSVPDSVELLFVNSNKITSIGAGTFANKNNLSMVDLYDNLLSKVDLNSINLPPVPEDRDLPEFYIGGNPIFCDCNMEWMHRVHQISGLRQHPRVMDLDKVICTLPYPRTEENRIPFLETQPSQFLCPYTSHCFALCQCCDFIACDCQMTCPKGCSCYHDDTWATNIVDCSARNHHQLPDDIPMDATVVFMDNNEMPTLDAHHLIGRKNLRALYINSSRVERIQNRTFHGLSSLKELHLHDNMLVELHGYEFEHLEHLRELYLQNNRLKVINNASFTGLKALEVLRLDGNFIFDFPVWHLKLNSGLKHVALGANAWSCECRYMVDFKNWLIRETDVVHDAKSIFCVSNSSGDPGPYVLESSYSCENFVATSIVQEKLENDFLQPVLITLGIFFVVLVVGVVFAVFRVRLQQSVSKKCGLKCFPSQPTPPKEDERNIVYDAFISYSEMDAPFVTEIFAAELENGDPSYKLCLASRDYQTVGTYVGDFIVHSIESSHKTVLVLTKNFVDHDWCKFSFKAAHLEALKNFKNRVIVVMCGDVNESEMDSDLSSVVKGATKLRYEDKSFWSKLHASLPSGTNKISQQCYITETNYIMRNSMPVLSPNHTLKQGQLVPNMVLTNTIKTPVTHYHLQQQQQPHHPHYHQTQPSISSDPGELDKTFVSVETAQSSLAPSLSHSYMSIDYGAARNSHIYASIDETTPALPPSTLPSVHTLHHHLRQQQQSQQSPSPPHQYLSVSNSQQRRPLTGPTIQAFDQPAVTASYFI, translated from the coding sequence ATGATGAAGTTGGCAGTGGTAATAAGTGTTTTGGCGAGTGTTTTAAGCACATCAGCTGCTGTTAATTACAATGCTCCCGAAAACTGTAATTGGAATTACCGCGACAATAAGCAAAAAGATGTGACTTTATCTTGTAATTTGAGAACCATTGGCAGTGACTTTGACACTAGTAATTTCTCGATTTCGCAAAGCGAACACACTACCGATCTGGAAATCTTTTGCAGTGATGTCTTGTTTTTCCAATCTTCTCTCCAGCCCCGAGTTTTCCAGCGCTTGTTTAATCTTGATACCATCACGATCGAGTATTGTAAATTGACCGGACTGCCGGCTGGAACTTTCCTCGGACTTGATGCCATGAAAGTGCTAACAGTGCGAACGCATAATAGTGACTGGAGTGCCATGGCCCTCGAACTTAGTCCGGACAGTTTAGTTGGAATGCCACACCTGGAACGCTTGGACTTGGGGCAAAATAATATTTGGAATCTGCCCGAACGTGTCTTCTGTCCATTACCGGGTCTCCGACACCTGAACCTGACTTGGAATCGTCTTCAAGATGTTTCTGAAATCGGCGTGAGTGGAAGTTGTGGTGCCCATTTGGTCACCCTTGACCTCTCTGGAAATGACCTAGTTGTCCTTCCAGAGTCTGGATTGGCCGGTTTGGAATCTCTTCGTGAACTTTATCTTCAGTATAATGATATTTCAATGTTGGCCGACGGAGCCTTCCTGGCACTTAATTCATTGAGCCTCCTCAACATTTCAAGCAACCGTCTCGTGGCACTTCCCCCAGAAGTATTCAACGAGACTTTAGGCCTGACGGAGCTCTACATGCACAACAACACCATCAGCGTTTTAGCCCCTGGACTCTTCGCAGCACTAAGTCGTCTGACTGTTTTAGACATGTCCCACAACCAACTGACGTCTGAATGGGTGACGGCAGAGACATTTCGAGGTTTGGTGAGACTTGTCTTCTTAAATTTGAGTCGGAACCGCCTCTCACAGGTCAACCTCGACATGTTCCGTGACCTGTCGGCTCTCCAGGTTCTGGATTTGAGCCACAACCAGCTGACCATCATCGGGGACATGACCTTCTCTCCCTTGGCCAACTTGCATCGACTGGACCTGAGTTACAACAGATTGGTGGGTTTGGAAGGAAGGAGTTTGTTGGGTTTGCACGTGTTGTCTTCTCTGTCCGTCGCCCACAACAACATCTCCCGCATCGCTCCCGATGCCTTCAACAACTGCACGAATCTTCGTGACTTGCGGCTCGAGTACAACTACATGGATTCGATCCCGGAGGCCGTTCGTGCTGCAGAGTACCTCCGTACTCTAAAGATCAGTCATAATGTTATAACGAGTGTGACCAAAGATGACCTCACGCCCCTGAACGGTCTGAGGCACCTGGATATGTCTAATAATCGTCTGAGAGGGATGTGTAAGTCATGTTTGGGGGGTCTTGAATACCTAGAAGTTTTAGATCTGTCGCGTAATGAATTAGGATCAGTGCCACACGGTGTGTTCGATACAAATACGCGATTGCAATTGTTAAGAATGGATGGAAATAAGATGAGTGATATTAATGGTTTATTCGCTTCTTTGCCTAATCTTCTGTGGCTTAATGTGTCTGACAATCGCATCACGTGGTTCGATTACGCCCTCATTCCAAATCAACTCCAATACCTCGACCTCCACGACAACAAGATCAGGGACCTGGGAAATTACTTCAACTTGGAAGGCAAACTGGAACTGAGAACTCTCGACGTAAGTCATAACCAACTAGAAAGTCTTAGTGGTCCGTCAGTACCAGACAGTGTTGAACTTCTTTTTGTAAATAGTAATAAAATCACTAGCATTGGTGCAGGAACATTTGCTAACAAAAATAATCTTTCTATGGTTGACTTATATGATAATCTCCTCAGTAAGGTTGATTTGAATTCTATCAATCTCCCGCCTGTCCCCGAAGACCGTGACCTTCCCGAGTTCTATATAGGTGGCAATCCCATCTTCTGTGATTGCAACATGGAATGGATGCATCGTGTCCATCAGATCAGCGGTCTGAGACAGCATCCACGTGTGATGGACCTGGATAAGGTGATTTGCACTCTTCCTTACCCTCGTACCGAAGAGAACAGAATTCCTTTCCTTGAGACTCAACCGTCTCAGTTTCTATGTCCCTACACCTCCCACTGCTTTGCTCTGTGCCAGTGCTGTGATTTCATCGCTTGTGACTGTCAGATGACATGCCCGAAGGGATGCTCATGTTACCACGATGACACATGGGCAACGAACATCGTTGACTGCTCGGCCAGAAATCATCATCAACTTCCAGATGACATACCTATGGATGCCACTGTTGTTTTCATGGATAACAATGAGATGCCAACACTCGATGCCCACCACCTCATTGGTCGAAAAAATCTAAGGGCTCTTTACATCAACAGTTCGAGGGTAGAGAGGATCCAAAACCGAACTTTCCACGGCCTATCCTCTCTCAAGGAACTCCATCTCCATGACAATATGTTGGTGGAACTGCACGGGTATGAGTTCGAACACCTGGAACATTTACGTGAGTTATACCTTCAGAACAATCGGTTAAAGGTAATTAATAATGCCAGCTTTACCGGTCTTAAGGCATTGGAAGTTCTGAGATTGGATGGGAACTTCATCTTCGACTTCCCGGTGTGGCACCTGAAGCTCAACTCGGGTCTCAAACACGTGGCACTCGGTGCCAATGCGTGGTCGTGCGAGTGCCGGTACATGGTGGACTTTAAGAACTGGCTCATTAGGGAAACAGATGTTGTTCATGATGCTAAATCTATATTCTGTGTATCTAATTCCTCTGGGGACCCCGGTCCTTATGTGCTTGAAAGTTCATATTCATGTGAAAATTTTGTTGCAACATCCATTGTGCAAGAGAAGCTAGAAAATGATTTCTTGCAACCAGTGTTAATTACCCTCGGTATATTCTTCGTAGTTTTGGTTGTGGGTGTTGTATTTGCTGTATTCAGAGTCCGATTGCAACAAAGTGTATCGAAAAAATGTGGGCTGAAATGTTTCCCTTCACAGCCCACCCCTCCCAAGGAGGACGAGAGGAACATAGTGTATGATGCTTTTATTAGTTATAGTGAAATGGACGCTCCCTTTGTTACCGAAATCTTTGCTGCTGAACTCGAAAACGGTGACCCCTCTTACAAGCTGTGCCTTGCCTCCAGGGATTACCAAACAGTCGGTACATATGTGGGAGATTTCATCGTCCATTCTATTGAATCAAGTCATAAAACAGTTCTAGTCTTAACGAAAAATTTTGTTGATCATGACTGGTGTAAATTTTCTTTCAAAGCCGCCCACTTGGAGGCGCTCAAAAACTTTAAAAACCGCGTTATCGTCGTCATGTGCGGTGACGTGAATGAGAGCGAGATGGATTCTGACCTCTCGTCCGTCGTGAAGGGCGCCACGAAATTGAGATACGAAGACAAATCCTTCTGGAGTAAGCTCCACGCCTCCCTCCCAAGTGGCACTAACAAGATATCCCAACAATGTTACATCACCGAGACCAACTACATCATGCGGAACAGCATGCCCGTCTTATCCCCCAACCACACTCTAAAACAGGGTCAGCTGGTGCCTAACATGGTGCTCACGAACACCATCAAGACCCCAGTTACTCACTATCATCTccagcagcagcaacagcctcaCCACCCCCACTATCACCAGACACAGCCGTCCATAAGCAGTGACCCGGGGGAACTCGACAAAACCTTCGTCAGTGTAGAAACGGCCCAGTCTAGTCTCGCCCCGAGTCTCAGTCATTCCTACATGTCCATCGACTATGGGGCCGCCAGAAACTCCCACATCTATGCCTCCATTGATGAAACTACGCCAGCACTGCCCCCGTCCACCCTCCCTTCGGTGCACACACTCCATCACCACCTCCGTCAGCAGCAGCAGTCACAGCAGTCTCCTTCCCCTCCCCACCAATACCTCTCAGTCAGTAACAGTCAACAGCGACGTCCTCTGACTGGTCCGACCATTCAGGCTTTCGATCAGCCAGCAGTCACGGCGTCCTATTTCATATAA